The Phycisphaerales bacterium AB-hyl4 genome has a window encoding:
- the thiE gene encoding thiamine phosphate synthase — protein MTDVGRILDANANRAREALRVMEEAARFVLDDAAMTEAIKQLRHDLAAAVSGVAGLEASRDTPGDVGTRITTEAEQSRAGVAEVAIAAGKRLSEALRAMEEYGKTLPRGDDVGSPAFASRVESLRYRGYDIEQRLTAAMGTGRRQQWRLCVLISESLCPDRDWLTVAEACIEGGADCLQLREKSLEAGALLERASRLVELARPSGVSVVVNDRPDVALLAGADGVHVGQGDLSVRGVRQLVGRQLLVGVSTSKLAQAEQALADGADYCGVGPMFETTTKLKKHIVGPGYLKQYVGWGRLPHLAIGGVSPSNVAALVAAGVEGVAVSSCVCGDASPRAVCERLLSKLADASVSS, from the coding sequence ATGACTGATGTAGGACGAATACTGGATGCGAACGCGAACCGCGCCCGCGAAGCGTTGCGGGTGATGGAGGAGGCGGCGCGGTTCGTGCTGGATGATGCGGCGATGACGGAGGCGATCAAGCAACTGCGGCATGACCTGGCGGCAGCGGTGTCGGGCGTGGCGGGGCTGGAGGCGTCGCGCGACACGCCGGGCGATGTGGGGACGCGGATCACGACCGAGGCGGAACAGTCGCGAGCTGGCGTGGCGGAGGTGGCGATCGCCGCGGGCAAACGGTTGAGCGAGGCGCTGCGGGCGATGGAGGAGTATGGCAAGACGTTGCCGAGGGGCGACGATGTGGGCTCGCCTGCGTTTGCGTCGCGCGTCGAATCGCTGCGCTATCGCGGGTATGACATCGAGCAGCGGCTGACCGCAGCAATGGGCACGGGGCGACGGCAGCAGTGGCGGCTGTGCGTGCTGATCAGCGAGTCACTATGCCCGGATCGCGACTGGCTGACGGTGGCGGAGGCGTGCATTGAAGGCGGGGCGGACTGTCTGCAGTTGCGTGAGAAATCGCTGGAGGCGGGGGCGTTGCTGGAGCGGGCGTCGCGGTTGGTGGAGTTGGCTCGGCCGAGTGGTGTGTCGGTGGTGGTGAACGATCGGCCGGACGTTGCGTTGCTGGCCGGGGCGGATGGCGTACACGTGGGGCAGGGGGATTTGTCGGTGCGTGGCGTGCGTCAACTGGTGGGTCGGCAATTGCTGGTAGGGGTGAGCACGTCGAAGCTGGCGCAGGCGGAGCAGGCACTGGCAGACGGTGCGGACTACTGCGGCGTGGGGCCGATGTTTGAAACAACAACGAAGTTGAAAAAGCACATTGTCGGGCCGGGGTATTTGAAGCAGTATGTGGGGTGGGGGCGGTTGCCGCACCTGGCGATTGGCGGGGTTTCGCCGAGCAATGTGGCGGCGTTGGTTGCGGCGGGGGTTGAAGGCGTGGCGGTGAGTTCGTGTGTTTGCGGGGATGCGTCACCTCGGGCGGTTTGCGAGCGGTTGCTTTCGAAGCTGGCGGACGCTTCGGTGTCGTCCTGA